aataaagtgcTTTATTGCTGAGGAGCCCAGAGAGCTTCAGGGCGGCCATCTGGGGGCTAGGACTGAAGTCCCCTAACTTTTGGTGGCTCTTGTGAACAGAGACAGTTGAGACTTCAATATTTCAACCCCATAGAAGGCAAGGAAGTGCAGCCAGGGGAAtggggaggcagggaagaggcATGAGGTGTGCCGGGAGAGCGATTAtgtgcatctcttcccaactctgagTTCAGTGCATTCAGTGATGCTGGCAGCATGACATGGGACACTGCTGGGAGAATTTACACCACAGAAGCTGCCCAAATGCAATAAATCAGGGCTTTTTTCCCCTCCCAGAGAACTGGTTTACTATAGACGTGTGACACACCGTCCCGAGCTAGTGCTGAACCCACCCAAGCCTGGCTACTGTGACAAGCTGTCACCTCCCCACTCGGGGGGAGTGCCAACTCCCAGCCCTGCACATCCCTACAATCAGCAGAACAGAGGGGGCTGAGCAAAGGAAAGGGACCAGAATTGGGCAACCCATTCCCTGCCTGGAGTCCACTTCGCCTCAGCTGGGCTGGCTTGCAGCCCAAGACTAAAGTTGGTGTCCAACAGAAAGGCAGCTTGGGGCTACAGATAGCCTCCTGTGCAGTGGCTCGTGGCAGGGAGTGGGGAAAGAAGGGCATGTGCACCACCCAGAGATAAGGAGGGGtggccacccaggctggatgccCCCCCCGGCAAAGGATGGCTGTGCCCATGAGAAGAGTGGCCCTTCCTCTGCTGGCCATCAGGGTGGAGTAGGAGTGACTCGTGGCAGATCCCGGGAATCGGGATTTTTCTGGAGCTGCTGGCTAACACTTATGTGCAGAGCCAGGGCAGAAGAGCCCAGCTCCcaaggaggagaaaaatgagtGGCCAGGGTCCCAGCAGGCAGCAGAGGGAGGCCCCggcagacacatgcacatatgcacatttCCAGGGCTCCCAGGGACACCCACCCTGGGCCCTACATACCCTTCAACCTTCTCACTAACCCCACTGAGATATCTGCTTCGGGGTCGCTGGCAGAGGGCACACAGCCTCGGACCAACCTCACTGGGGGAGCCCTTTCCTCACCCTGTCTGGGCAGGGGCGGGTGAGGAAAGTTCTCCCGTGCAACAGCAGCAGCCGCCTGCCCTCTCCCTGCAGTGTCTGTTCAGCAACCCCGTCACTAGTACTCCTTGGCCTCCTGCAACTGTGCTAGGTACTCCTCCTCCAGGGGGTTGTCGGTGCAGGCTCGGCCGTTGTTGGGAGGGAGCACAGCGTGGAGGCGGCTCCAGTCCCCCTTGCACAGGATCCAGGGCGTCGTGTCGAACTTGAAGTGCAGCTTAGGTGAGAAGTCGGTGCTGATGAGGTTGGGCATGCCGGCGCCCTTGCCACGGGTCAGCAGCCGGCTGTCCTCGTCATAGCAGCAGTGCTGGGCGGCCAGTGTGCTGCTCTCCCCAGACAGCATGGAACGCAGGCAGAAGCGCGCCGTGGGCTGGTAGATGTCCAGGCGCTCGCGAGGGCCACTGGCATCCCTCCACCGGAAGCTGCGGCCCTGGTGCTCGTCCTGTAGGCTCACAGGGCTGTCCATGGCCTCCAGTGGGTAGGCACACGGGCAGCTGGGCAGGTCCCGCAGCATCTGGCTCAGATACTTGATTAGGAAGTCGCTCTTGCAGTTCAGCCACTTCTCACAGCTGTCCACATCTGCAAAGGGCCACAAAGTGCAGGAGGGAAgccagtgacagagccaggcccgTGTGGGGCGGGGACTGATTAAGGGCCAGTGCATGGGGAGAGAAGGCCCAGGCCCCAGCTGGTGCAAAGGCGTGGCTTGGTAGGGCCTTGGGGATGGAGAGAGGCTACCCCACACCATCCAGACAACCTGAAGCAAGAAGCTCTTGCTCAGAACAGACACAGGCCAAGGGGCTGGAGCAATGACCCAGATGTCCTCTGCGGTGCCATATGTCACATGCTGAATGGTGGGAAAGGTTTAGGTGTCATGTGCTGAATGGTGGGAAAGATCCTGAGATCTTGGAAAAGGATCTGGGGTGAGTGGAGACAGGTACAGCAGCTTTTCACCAACTGGTAAGAAGGTTTCATTATTTTAGCCACTGGACCATTCTTGTTCTGAACGCTGCCTTTCTCAGGCAATCTGGCCTGGGGTGAGTCATTTGGCCACTTTGGGCCTCCTGTGGCCCCCTCTGTCTATGCTGCTCTCCTCCCCATCTCCACCTCGGGAAACGTGgcctttttttaaactatatttttatttaattttaaaataaattatatccctcaaaacaaaaacctgaggcTAAAGTACATCTGACTGAGGTTCTCTTAAATAGAAGAGCTGgggggccaggcgcgatggctcacgcctgtaatctcagcacttctagaggccaaggcaggaggtaggagctcaagaccagcctggccaacatggcaaagtcccgtctctacaaaaaatacagaaattagccgggcttggtggcgcatgcctgtaatcccagctactcgggaggctgagacatgagaatcacttgaacccaggaggtggaggttgcagtgagctgagatcacaccactgcactccagcctgggtgacagagcaagactctgtctcaccatTTCACCCGGTCCCCATGGCACAGTGCAGCAGAGGCCAGGAGCCTTCATAAACCAGAAAGAGGTGCCCCCCAGACTCACCAGAGCCCTGCAGCGAGCAGGGAAGGGGAAAACACTGCAGTCACCAGGGaacagcagaaagaagaaaaatggcctTGGGCGGCTGGCCACGTGGGAATGTGCAGAACCTTGCTCCTCACTCCCCAGAATCTGCCTGAGTGGATGCTGTTAACCGGGTCTTGTTTCTCATTTTCCCTTCTGTGCCCTCATCCTAATGGGATGAGCTGTCCAGCCCCGGACACTGGGGGACTGACTTTGATAGTTTGAGGCTCTGCACATCTCCAAGGGACTGGAACCTTCCCCAGGATCCAGATGCTGGGATTTGGGTTTTGACTGGGAGTGAAGGAGGAGCCTGGGAAATGGTAACacaggagaggggaagagacaCACATTTCCCAGGCCCACCCCTGTACCAGAAAACAAACTGCTCCTTCCTCTCTGCTCCCAAATCTTTAGGGCCTTCTTTGCAGTGCAGTGCTCACATGGGTTATGCGTGTCTTTCCCCCATGGGAcctgagctccttgaggacatGGACCAAGCCTCAGGCTGCTGACATCCCCTGTGCCAGCACCATGGCCAGGCACATGATGCAGGCTCAGTAGGCTCTTGCTGTGCTGAGTGCAACCCTTATCTGCAAGGTTGGTCTCCCTGCCTTCCTTGCAGGGTGCAAGTAAGACCAACAGACACAGACTCAGAGTGTGCAGGTGGACGCCTGCCCCATGCCCAGCTGCCTGGAGGAGCAATGCTGGAGTTCTGCACACTGACCCATTTCTGACTGCACTGCATCCCCCTCTCCAGACAGAGCCTGCCCAGGAGCCTCCCAAGAGTAACCAAGGAATGGAAGTCAGAACGTCCCCACCCTATCCTGCTGCCAGGGAGGATAGGATATGCCCCCACCAGATGATCTCTAAGCTCTGCCGCTCCCATTAAGACCTTCCCAGTAGGAATACCAGTCTGAGAAAGGCCAATGAGCTGGCTCAGAAATGCCAGGGCCCCCTGTTGGAGAAGCAAACCTTCCAGATGGAAGCTGTGCTCTCTGCCTAGTGGAAAGAAGCCAGGTTCCTGCCATGGAATAATACCCCACCCTCCCCTGAGAGCTCGTTCCCCAAACCACCAGGGGCAAGCCTAGCCCCTCACTCACCTTGATCATGCATGTCCGTAGCATTGCGGGCCAGGAGCTTCCACTCCTCACTGGGGAGGCCCAAGGTGTCCTTGTCCTCAGTGCCTTTGGGAGGAAAGGAGGCCAGGCTGGTGGCTCCGCAGGCCACCTCAGTGCCGCTGATGGGGAAACCCCCCCACCTCAATAGGCTCTCAGTGCCCACAGCAGCCAAAATAGGCCTGGGACAAGGCAGGACCACCATGTTTTTGAGCTTCCTGCATCCCATCTCCCAAGCCCACCCACATTCCCAGGGGACCAAGCCTCCAGCCTAAGCCGCACCAGCCACTCCTATGCAGGGGTAGGGGCTCATCTCACCAGGACAGGAGGGCAGGTCACAGGTACGGGTCTCGGTGGCAGTGCAGCCATAGCCACAGGGCCGAGTCCTCTGCTGCTTGCCAGTGCTGCAGTTCCCACTGCAGGGAGACCAGGGACTCCACTCCTTCTGAGGCTCATAGTCTGGGTTAAGACAGGGAGTTGGGGGTGAGTGCATATAGCTCACAGGGCAAATTGGTACAAATCAGCACAGGGCACCCTTTCCTCAGGTGGATGCAGCCCATGCCAGGGCTTCCAGCCTCATGAATGAAGCTGGGCTGGATTTCAGCTTCCACCTGCTCCCTCAACTGGATTCCCTTCTGCAGTGAATAACCTGTGCAAATATATCAGGTGGCTCTGAAAAGACAGTATAACGCCTAGCCACTTGCTCTGTGTCAACACAGTATAAAGAGGAAATGATACCTAGGGCTGGGAGCTATCTGACCACTATtggtatgaccttgggcaagtcccccTACATCTCTGAGCTATaggttttttaatttcttttctgtgtcagggtcttaccctgttgcccaggctggagtgcaatggtgtgatcatagctcactgcagccttgacttcctgggctcaagcaatccccccacctcagcctccctagtaactgggactacaggtacgtgccactaggcctggctaattttttctttttttgagaatctgtcacccaggctagagtgcagtggcgtgatttcggctcactgtaccttcgcctcccgggttcaagtgattctcctgcctcagcctcccatgcagctggaattacaagcatgcgccaccatgcctggctaattttttttttttttttcagatggagtcttgctctgtcgcccaggctggagtgcagtggcgtgatctcggctcactgcaacctctgcctcccgggttcaagcaatactcctgcctcagcctcctgggtagctgggattacaggtgcccgccaccacacccagctaatttttgtatttttagtagagacagtgtttcaccaagttggtcaggctggtctcgaacccctgacctcatgatccatctaccttggcctcccaaggtgctgggattacaggcgtgagccactgcatggctaatttttgtatttttagtagagacggcgtttcaccatgttggccaggctggtctcgaactcctgacctcaagtgatccgcctgccttggcctcccaaagtactgggattacaggcatgagccactgcacccggctaagcctggctaatttttaaattttttgtagagacggggtttcaccatgttgcccaggctggtcttgaactcctgggctcaagcgatcctccagcctcagcctcccaaaatgctgggattacaggtgtgagccacccacctggcCTGAGCTATAGTTTCTATGTCAATCAAAACCAAGGGTGACAATATTTCCCTTGCACTGGAGATATTTAATAAtttcccaggctgggcatggtggctcatgcctataatcccagcacttcgggaggctgaggcagacagattgcttaaactcaggagttcgagaccagcctgggaaatatggcaaaaccccatctctacaaaaaatgtttaaaaagctactgtggaggctgaggcaggaggatcatctgagccagggaggttgaggcagcagtgagctgtgatcatgctactgcactccagccacagcCACTGTGTCTCACTCcagacacagtgagacactgtctcaaaaaaaaaaaaaaaagaatttccctgCTACCCATATTAGGGACCCACTTCTGATCTGAGGGAGCTGAAATACACTGTGGCTGGGCCCAAATCCTCAGGGTGTGCAGGGCCTGAGACCCAGTGCTTTCTGTGAAACCCCCAAAATACTGAGAGCTGGTTCCACACTTCACAGGCAGGCCAGCACTGGCGCCAAGAGTTTAAGGAAAATTAatgggagaaaagctgaaaaacacggaaattttttccttttttttttttttttttttttttttagagacagggtctcgctctgtcacccaggctggagtgcagtgatgtaatcatggctcactgcagccttgacctcccaggctcaagtgatccttccacttcagcctcccgagtagctgggactacaggcaggcgccgctgtgcccaactaatttttgtgttttttgtagagacagggtttcaacatgttgcccagactgatcacaaactcctgagctcaagcagtccacctgccttggcctcccaaagtgctgggattacaaggcatgagccaccatgcccggctgtcaTGAAAATTTTCTGTGAGTTTACATTATTTTAGTGAATTGGGAAGAGCCTGTCACAAGTTAGTCTTAACAATAGGCACCTCTGTCCATTGACAAGACACCAGGGCTCCAAGGGGAATGGCTGCAACTATGCATAAAACATGTCTGCACCCAGAGGAAACCTGAACCACAATacgcaaaaataaaaatcatcatcatggccgggcacggtggctcatgcctgtaattccagcactttgggaggccaaggcaggcagatcacttgaggtcaggagttcaagatcagcctggccaagctggtgaaaccccatctctactaaaactacaaaaattagccaggcgtggtggtccacacctgtaatctcagctacttgggaggctgaggcatgagaatcgtccgaacctgggaggtggaggttgcagtgagccgagattgtgccactgcactccagcctgggcaacagagtgagactccacctcaaaaaaattaaaaaaaaaaaatctgtcatcaTGAGAGGCTGGTAGGCTTAAGGTAATATTTTCTGAACAGTTTGTGCTGCTGTTGTGTCTTTttctaacaaaaataataaaaatagccaatACTTTCTTTACTCCATGCTGGCACTGTATATGTCTTAACTCACTTAATACTCTCTACAGCCAACTCCATGTAGTAAAGATTATACCATTCCCCATTCTATAGAGgaaggaactgaggcacagagagttgaagaatcttgcccaaggtcattcagCTGGTAAGCAACACAGTCAGGAGTCAAAGTCACACACACAATCTGAAAATAAGGTCAGTCATGAGTGATGGAATTTATAATTTCTCAATCCTTGGAAACTCAcagatgtaaataaatataatagtaaCAAATGTCTTTTGCTTAGGGGATATCAGAGATTTTTGTGAGGGTCAAATgttgttcagaaaaaaagaaaaaaaaaaggctgggcacagtggctcatgcctgtaatcccagcactttgggaggccgaggtgggaggactgcttgagcccaggagtttgagaccagcctctgcaacatagggagacctcatcactactaaaaataaaaaaattagcctgccctggtggtatgcacctgtggttccagctattcggaggctaaggtgggagggctaaggtgggaggatcgcttgagcccaggagtttgaggctgcagtgaaccatgatcatgccactgcactccagcctgggtaacagagcgagacccaatctcaaattaaaaaattaaaaaaaaaaaaaaggaaaaactctgCAAGCTATTGTCAATGTTACTTTTGAGTTGATGATGGTGTTTGAACAAGGCCTAAGCTCCTGGCTTCCTCAATGGTCTTGCCTGGGAAGCCTCCAccctctccctcacccccatTTCCACTCAGTACCTACAGGGGAGCAGCCTGGGGATGCCAAGATGGGGGTGCTCACCGTAGCTGACAGAATCCTTGAAGACCCAATCCCCGGGGGCCAGCCAGCCCTGGTCCCAGTTGTCTGTAGTTCCATTGAACCAGAGCGCCTgctcttcctcatcttcctctttgTCCTCTTGATCCTCACCCTCGATATCCTCTGAAGGATAGTCCTcgtcttcctccttttcctcccccttctcccctggGGCCctgtctttttcctctcctttgtaGTCTCCCCAGAGGAAGGACCAGAGGGCGGGCAGCCAGCTAAGGGTATCCTGGGGCGGGGGATTGCTGGGCTCAGCCAACAGGTCTATCGACACCTCGGCCTGGGGGTCCTCCACCACCTTGATGGTCACCTGCAGGAGACAGGCCAGGCCGGCCAGTGAAGGAGGTCTTAGAGCTGCATTCCAAAGAGACGAGGGATGATGGGGTCAGGGTCAGAGGTGAGAGGCCCAACCTTTCCTTCAAACCAGCTGTCTTCTCTTGGCTGACATTTTTGGCTAACCTTCCTGGCCTCTTAGGGCACAAGAATCACAGCTTACGGCCTGGAggtgcattagaatcacctggggactCCTAATTCGCAGATGCCAGGTATGGACTGAACTGGTCTGGGCTGGGGCCAGGTATGGCGGTTCTAACACATGCCAGGGTTGACACTCACTAGCTTAAGAGAAGCTGGCTTTGAATCTCGGCTCTGCCAGCATGCATCTGCTGGACCTGGGCAGCTCTGAGCCTCCAATTCCTCATGGTAGGGCTGGAAGCTGAGTGCTCCCGACACAGCAGCCCT
This genomic stretch from Homo sapiens chromosome 14, GRCh38.p14 Primary Assembly harbors:
- the ISM2 gene encoding isthmin-2 isoform 1 precursor (isoform 1 precursor is encoded by transcript variant 1), producing the protein MRALRDRAGLLLCVLLLAALLEAALGLPVKKPRLRGPRPGSLTRLAEVSASPDPRPLKEEEEAPLLPRTHLQAEPHQHGCWTVTEPAAMTPGNATPPRTPEVTPLRLELQKLPGLANTTLSTPNPDTQASASPDPRPLREEEEARLLPRTHLQAELHQHGCWTVTEPAALTPGNATPPRTQEVTPLLLELQKLPELVHATLSTPNPDNQVTIKVVEDPQAEVSIDLLAEPSNPPPQDTLSWLPALWSFLWGDYKGEEKDRAPGEKGEEKEEDEDYPSEDIEGEDQEDKEEDEEEQALWFNGTTDNWDQGWLAPGDWVFKDSVSYDYEPQKEWSPWSPCSGNCSTGKQQRTRPCGYGCTATETRTCDLPSCPGTEDKDTLGLPSEEWKLLARNATDMHDQDVDSCEKWLNCKSDFLIKYLSQMLRDLPSCPCAYPLEAMDSPVSLQDEHQGRSFRWRDASGPRERLDIYQPTARFCLRSMLSGESSTLAAQHCCYDEDSRLLTRGKGAGMPNLISTDFSPKLHFKFDTTPWILCKGDWSRLHAVLPPNNGRACTDNPLEEEYLAQLQEAKEY